A genomic stretch from Streptomyces sp. QL37 includes:
- a CDS encoding TetR/AcrR family transcriptional regulator, producing the protein MPDPSGRPVRADARANEDKLLAAAAQAFTRDGDGATLKQIAKDAGVGIATLYRRFPTREQLVDATYRYETARLSARTPDLLGELPADRALRTWMSEVLDHIATKHGMADTLKTLLRDDEQLSSRTREQLTGAIEEFRLAGIAQGVLRGDVPSTDILMNLAGVTLVAGAAHQRAQAERLLDLLMDGITRPAGWREPCQAE; encoded by the coding sequence ATGCCTGATCCGTCCGGCCGCCCCGTCCGGGCCGACGCCCGGGCCAACGAGGACAAGCTGCTCGCCGCGGCCGCCCAGGCCTTCACACGGGACGGCGACGGCGCGACCCTGAAGCAGATCGCGAAGGACGCGGGTGTCGGGATCGCCACGCTGTACCGGCGTTTCCCGACCCGCGAGCAGCTCGTCGACGCCACCTACCGCTACGAGACGGCCCGCCTCTCCGCCCGGACTCCGGACCTCCTCGGCGAGCTGCCCGCCGACCGGGCCCTGCGCACGTGGATGTCCGAGGTGCTGGACCACATCGCCACCAAGCACGGCATGGCCGACACGCTCAAGACCCTCCTGCGGGACGACGAGCAGCTCAGCTCACGGACGCGTGAGCAGCTGACCGGCGCGATCGAGGAGTTCCGTCTCGCCGGGATCGCCCAGGGGGTGCTCCGGGGGGACGTGCCCTCGACCGACATCCTCATGAACCTCGCGGGGGTCACCCTCGTGGCCGGGGCCGCCCACCAGCGCGCACAGGCCGAGCGGCTGCTCGACCTCCTGATGGACGGCATCACCCGCCCGGCGGGGTGGCGCGAACCTTGTCAGGCCGAGTGA
- a CDS encoding GAF domain-containing protein — MIPYGTGRPLLTPVDLDGSRRSARLRTLGLGERADASFDSFDAFADRVAEVTATPFSIVNFIDGNRQFFAGLHTPAGSRDGADLGAVAAAGSGGRHLARDHGYCPHVLVRRKALVLEDVCDYPRFAGNPVVDDMGIRSYLGAPLIDRTGVALGTVCAVDTVPRAWGRAGLDTIKLLAREFVVQIERREAVNP; from the coding sequence GTGATCCCGTACGGGACGGGCCGGCCGCTGCTCACCCCTGTCGACCTGGACGGGTCGCGCAGGAGCGCACGGCTGCGGACGCTCGGCCTGGGGGAGCGTGCCGACGCCTCGTTCGACAGCTTCGACGCCTTCGCCGACAGGGTGGCGGAGGTCACCGCGACGCCGTTCTCGATAGTCAACTTCATCGACGGGAACCGGCAGTTCTTCGCGGGGCTGCACACCCCGGCGGGCAGCCGGGACGGAGCGGACCTGGGTGCGGTTGCCGCGGCCGGGAGCGGCGGCCGGCATCTGGCCAGGGATCACGGTTACTGCCCGCACGTGCTCGTGCGGCGTAAGGCCCTGGTGCTGGAGGACGTCTGCGACTACCCGCGGTTCGCGGGCAACCCGGTGGTCGACGACATGGGCATCCGCTCCTACCTCGGCGCCCCGCTCATCGACCGTACGGGTGTCGCGCTCGGCACCGTCTGCGCCGTGGACACCGTGCCGCGTGCCTGGGGCCGGGCCGGGCTCGACACCATCAAGCTGCTGGCCCGGGAATTCGTCGTACAGATCGAACGCCGGGAGGCAGTGAACCCCTGA
- a CDS encoding ATP/GTP-binding protein: protein MVYDDSSDSSGSSEYFPVALKILVAGGFGVGKTTFVGAVSEIAPLSTEELLTQVSAATDSLEGIESKSATTVAMDFGRITLSEQHVLYLFGTPGQERFWFMWDELSKGALGAVVLADTRRLAECFAAVDFFERRGIGFIVAVNEFDGAYRYEPEEVRAALDLGPAVPVVLCDARIASSGTGALVTLVQHLINATAPAPLSGFGAHP from the coding sequence ATGGTCTACGACGACAGCTCTGACAGCTCCGGAAGCTCCGAATACTTTCCCGTGGCCCTCAAGATCCTGGTCGCGGGCGGTTTCGGCGTCGGCAAAACGACGTTCGTGGGTGCCGTCAGTGAGATCGCACCGCTGAGTACCGAAGAGCTCCTGACGCAGGTCAGCGCGGCGACCGACAGCCTCGAAGGCATCGAATCCAAGTCGGCGACCACCGTGGCCATGGACTTCGGCCGGATCACGCTGTCCGAGCAGCACGTGCTCTACCTCTTCGGAACCCCCGGGCAGGAGCGCTTCTGGTTCATGTGGGACGAGTTGTCCAAGGGTGCCCTCGGGGCGGTCGTGCTCGCCGACACGCGCCGGCTGGCCGAATGCTTCGCGGCCGTCGACTTCTTCGAGCGGCGCGGGATCGGCTTCATCGTCGCGGTCAACGAGTTCGACGGTGCGTACCGTTACGAACCGGAAGAGGTGCGGGCGGCTCTCGATCTCGGGCCGGCGGTGCCGGTCGTCCTCTGCGACGCCAGGATCGCCAGCTCGGGCACCGGGGCACTGGTCACCCTCGTCCAGCACCTCATCAACGCCACGGCGCCGGCGCCACTCTCGGGTTTCGGAGCCCACCCGTGA
- a CDS encoding DUF742 domain-containing protein: protein MPAPQDGPLLDDAAGRLIRPYTVSNGRTRPTTVLDLLSLVMATGSVPQAHLGPEHTVALELCGGPTSVAEIAAHLRLPAVITKVLLSDLVDCGAVTAHAPAFHDMPTDRSLLEAVLDGLRRQL from the coding sequence ATGCCGGCCCCGCAGGACGGGCCGTTGCTCGACGATGCGGCAGGCCGGCTCATCCGCCCGTACACCGTGAGCAACGGCCGGACCAGGCCGACCACCGTGCTCGACCTGCTCTCCCTGGTGATGGCCACGGGGAGCGTGCCCCAGGCCCACCTCGGCCCTGAGCACACCGTGGCCCTGGAGCTCTGCGGCGGACCCACGTCCGTGGCGGAGATCGCCGCCCACCTGCGGCTGCCCGCCGTCATCACCAAGGTCCTCCTCTCCGACCTGGTCGACTGCGGAGCGGTCACCGCGCACGCCCCCGCGTTCCATGACATGCCAACCGACCGATCCCTGCTGGAGGCAGTGCTCGATGGTCTACGACGACAGCTCTGA
- a CDS encoding roadblock/LC7 domain-containing protein, which translates to MTSEMPSGQVSDLDWLLSGLVQRVPYTRSAVLLSADGLVKSVHGMDADSADHMAALAAGLYSLGRSAGARFGDNGDVRQVVVELDSTLLFVSTAGAGTCLAVLAGREADAAVLGYEMAMLVKSVRPYLMTPLRQPAGAPFTPGL; encoded by the coding sequence ATGACGAGCGAAATGCCGTCCGGTCAGGTCTCGGACCTCGACTGGCTGTTGAGCGGCCTGGTCCAACGCGTGCCCTACACGCGCAGCGCCGTCCTCCTCTCGGCGGACGGCCTGGTGAAATCCGTACACGGCATGGACGCCGACAGTGCCGATCACATGGCCGCCCTGGCCGCCGGCCTGTACTCACTGGGCCGAAGCGCCGGTGCCAGATTCGGTGACAACGGCGACGTGCGGCAGGTAGTGGTCGAGCTCGACTCGACGCTCCTGTTCGTCTCCACCGCCGGCGCCGGCACCTGTCTCGCCGTCCTCGCCGGCCGCGAGGCGGATGCCGCCGTACTGGGATACGAGATGGCCATGCTGGTCAAGAGCGTGCGCCCCTACCTGATGACGCCGCTCCGGCAGCCGGCCGGAGCGCCGTTCACCCCGGGGCTGTGA
- a CDS encoding ATP-binding protein yields MSQLRAPNARPERREGGRHGRPGGRSHSAASRPRAAQPVPDSRLRPQLLRTALLPTVAAVLGGAAAVIFTIRASGVRPSGSLLAALGGSGALAVAAVAAAFIGSGRVATGVLDRVLALRRTGAQHQAELQRVVEQLRDGEPLPARRPTPAAADDADAFDLLAQEMGHSQDEAVAAVVKAAQLFRGNGNEQKVEVFVNLARRLQSLVHREIQILDELENEVEDPDLLKGLFHVDHLATRIRRHAENLAVLGGAVSRRQWSNPVTMTEVLRSAIAEVEQYPRVKLVPPIDGTLRGHAVADVIHLLAELVENATVFSAPHTQVLLRAQRVTAGLALEVEDRGLGMPGPEQKRMNTLLADPDQVNVAHLLQDGRIGLFVVASLARRHGIAVRLQSNIYGGTQAVLVLPEILLGIDIDATAPAGASTPPPSGTHDSSPGTPPQAEVESPPRLDRAPGEGPPLPLRAERVDRPNLAASPPGVRSVESTEPTPSADPTPSTPTAEAAPSARPAPAAVPASSAGAAPSGVPTPSVGSLAFVRSATDTGAPAEASPAAAAAPDRPQLPRRSNQEHLVPQLREAPVPRAEDANALHDPGLMAAFRRGVDLAEAQTAEESEPSDAYGAPGAGPAAPGPSVIVGAQRSHGLAPLPFRAPATTATAGTERVDPGHRAPRTPEPDPRTENMFKE; encoded by the coding sequence ATGTCTCAACTTCGCGCACCCAACGCGCGACCGGAACGCCGCGAAGGCGGACGGCACGGCCGTCCGGGTGGCCGTTCGCACTCGGCCGCGAGCCGGCCGCGAGCCGCGCAGCCCGTTCCCGACAGCCGGCTGCGACCACAGCTGCTGCGCACCGCCCTCCTGCCGACCGTCGCCGCCGTGCTCGGTGGAGCGGCGGCCGTCATCTTCACCATCCGGGCTTCCGGGGTGCGCCCCTCCGGCAGCCTCCTGGCGGCGCTCGGGGGATCCGGGGCACTCGCCGTGGCGGCCGTGGCCGCGGCCTTCATCGGCTCCGGCCGTGTCGCCACCGGGGTGCTCGACCGTGTTCTGGCACTTCGGCGCACAGGCGCCCAGCACCAGGCCGAGCTCCAGCGCGTCGTGGAACAGCTGCGCGACGGTGAACCCCTGCCCGCTCGCCGGCCGACGCCGGCCGCGGCCGACGACGCGGACGCCTTCGACCTGCTCGCCCAGGAGATGGGCCACTCGCAGGACGAGGCGGTGGCGGCCGTCGTCAAGGCCGCGCAGCTGTTCCGCGGCAACGGGAACGAACAGAAGGTCGAGGTCTTCGTCAACCTCGCCCGGCGGTTGCAGTCCCTCGTGCACCGGGAGATCCAGATCCTCGACGAGCTGGAGAACGAGGTCGAGGACCCCGACCTGCTCAAGGGCCTCTTCCACGTGGACCACCTCGCCACCCGCATCCGCAGGCACGCCGAGAACCTCGCCGTGCTCGGCGGCGCCGTCTCACGGCGGCAGTGGAGCAATCCCGTGACCATGACCGAGGTGCTGCGCTCGGCGATCGCCGAGGTCGAGCAGTACCCACGGGTCAAGCTGGTCCCGCCGATCGACGGCACCCTGCGCGGACACGCGGTGGCCGACGTGATCCACCTCCTCGCCGAACTCGTCGAGAACGCCACGGTGTTCTCCGCCCCGCACACCCAGGTACTGCTGCGCGCCCAGCGTGTCACCGCCGGGCTGGCCCTGGAGGTGGAGGACCGGGGGCTCGGCATGCCCGGTCCGGAGCAGAAGCGGATGAACACCCTGCTCGCCGACCCCGACCAGGTCAACGTCGCCCATCTCCTGCAGGACGGGCGCATCGGGCTGTTCGTCGTCGCCTCCCTGGCCCGGAGGCACGGCATCGCCGTGCGGTTGCAGAGCAACATCTACGGGGGCACGCAGGCGGTGCTCGTGCTGCCGGAGATCCTCCTGGGCATCGACATCGATGCCACGGCGCCGGCCGGAGCGTCGACGCCCCCGCCGTCCGGAACCCACGACTCATCGCCCGGGACCCCACCGCAGGCGGAGGTCGAGTCCCCACCGCGCCTGGACCGGGCCCCGGGGGAGGGGCCACCGCTGCCGCTGCGTGCCGAGCGGGTCGACCGCCCGAACCTCGCGGCGTCCCCGCCGGGTGTGCGGTCCGTCGAGAGCACCGAGCCCACCCCGTCCGCCGACCCCACTCCGTCCACCCCGACAGCCGAGGCCGCGCCCTCGGCAAGGCCGGCTCCCGCGGCCGTGCCCGCGTCGTCGGCAGGAGCGGCCCCCTCGGGCGTGCCGACCCCGTCCGTCGGGTCCCTCGCGTTCGTCCGGTCGGCCACGGACACCGGCGCCCCCGCCGAGGCGTCACCGGCGGCCGCGGCTGCCCCGGACCGCCCCCAGCTCCCCAGGCGCAGCAACCAGGAGCATCTGGTTCCGCAGCTCAGGGAGGCCCCGGTGCCGCGCGCCGAGGACGCGAACGCCCTGCACGACCCCGGGCTGATGGCTGCCTTCCGGCGTGGGGTCGACCTCGCGGAGGCCCAGACCGCCGAGGAGTCGGAACCGTCGGACGCATACGGCGCACCGGGCGCCGGGCCCGCTGCCCCCGGCCCGAGCGTGATCGTCGGGGCCCAGCGGTCCCACGGCCTCGCCCCGCTGCCGTTCCGTGCCCCCGCGACCACAGCGACAGCCGGTACCGAGCGGGTGGACCCGGGGCACCGGGCACCGCGGACGCCCGAACCGGATCCACGAACCGAGAACATGTTCAAGGAGTAG
- a CDS encoding VOC family protein: MKIHLSSVFVDDQEKALRFYTDALGFVKKADVPLGADRWLTVVSPEDPDGTELLLEPDGHPAAKPYKDALVQDGIPATSFAVDDVHAEFDRLRGLGVRFTQDPLEMGPVTTAVLDDTCGNLIQIVHSEQ; encoded by the coding sequence ATGAAGATCCACCTGTCCAGTGTCTTCGTCGATGACCAGGAGAAGGCCCTGCGCTTCTACACGGATGCGCTGGGCTTCGTGAAGAAGGCCGACGTCCCGCTCGGGGCGGACCGATGGCTGACCGTCGTCTCGCCGGAGGACCCCGACGGGACCGAACTGCTGCTGGAGCCCGACGGTCACCCGGCGGCCAAGCCGTACAAGGACGCCTTGGTCCAGGACGGGATCCCGGCCACCTCCTTCGCCGTGGACGACGTGCACGCGGAGTTCGACCGGCTGCGTGGGCTCGGCGTGCGCTTCACCCAGGACCCGCTGGAGATGGGCCCGGTCACCACGGCGGTTCTGGACGACACCTGCGGCAACCTGATCCAGATCGTGCACAGCGAGCAGTGA
- a CDS encoding metalloregulator ArsR/SmtB family transcription factor, with translation MAEDVFKALADPTRRRILDELVERDGQTLFEICARLVTKYGLGLSRQAVSQHLSVLESAGLVLVRRQGRYKFHDLNTEPLEHIVTRWLRPETPESTA, from the coding sequence ATGGCGGAAGATGTCTTCAAGGCCCTGGCCGACCCCACCCGCCGGCGCATTCTCGACGAGCTGGTGGAACGCGACGGCCAGACCCTGTTCGAGATCTGCGCGCGGCTGGTGACCAAGTACGGTCTCGGGCTGTCCCGCCAGGCGGTCAGCCAGCATCTGTCCGTGCTGGAATCCGCCGGCCTGGTCCTTGTGCGGCGCCAGGGCCGTTACAAGTTCCACGACCTGAACACCGAACCCCTTGAGCACATCGTGACCCGGTGGCTCAGGCCCGAAACGCCGGAGAGCACCGCATGA
- a CDS encoding ABC transporter ATP-binding protein yields the protein MKKALSSLSAEPLASFDHLDHRYRGENPVRTLGHLFRPDRGKLVLAVAIFVVKHSPIWLLPLITATVLDVVVQHGPESGIWKSTGVLLFILVINYPLHQWYVRLLGGSIRRMGTTLRSALCRRMQQLSVGYHARVSSSVLQAKVVRDVEAVEQMVQQSSDMGLGAVVTLIGGLVVIGVRVPEFLPLFLVVVPAAGFLVMKLRSRLRSHNESFRREVEHLSSRVGEMTTLIPITRAHGLERTALGRVDGSLRQVFAAGLRLDMINGRFGSLAWVILNTLGVLCLSGSALVAYHGWMPITAGDVVMLSAFFTVLTGSVTTLLGLAPVLTKGLESVRSAGEVLQAPDLENNAGKARVESVVGRIDFEDVGFAYEDGEPAVDGFTLSARPGETIALVGASGAGKSTVLNLLIGFIRPTSGRILLDGADMAGLDLRTYRRFLSVVPQESILFEGSIRDNVTYGMGDTDEEMLMRALRDANALEFVNGLPRGLDTVIGERGAQLSGGQKQRLAIARALIRDPRVLVLDEATSALDNRSEALVQEALARLVHGRTVFVVAHRLSTIQGADRIVAMEGGRIAEVGTHEELLSADGVYAGLQPARPR from the coding sequence ATGAAGAAAGCGCTTTCATCGCTCTCCGCCGAACCCCTGGCGTCCTTCGACCACCTGGATCACCGCTACCGCGGCGAGAACCCGGTCCGCACCCTCGGCCATCTCTTCCGCCCCGACCGCGGCAAGCTGGTCCTCGCCGTCGCCATCTTCGTCGTGAAGCACAGCCCCATCTGGCTGCTGCCACTGATCACCGCGACCGTGCTCGACGTGGTCGTCCAGCACGGTCCCGAATCGGGGATCTGGAAGTCCACCGGAGTCCTGCTGTTCATCCTCGTGATCAACTACCCGCTCCACCAGTGGTACGTGCGGCTGCTCGGGGGCAGCATCCGCCGCATGGGCACGACGCTGCGTTCGGCGCTCTGCCGCCGTATGCAGCAGCTCTCCGTCGGCTATCACGCGCGGGTCAGTTCGAGCGTCCTCCAGGCCAAGGTCGTCCGCGACGTCGAGGCCGTGGAGCAGATGGTCCAGCAGAGTTCCGACATGGGCCTCGGCGCCGTCGTCACGCTGATCGGCGGACTCGTCGTCATCGGCGTGCGGGTGCCCGAGTTCCTGCCCCTCTTCCTCGTCGTGGTCCCCGCGGCCGGCTTCCTCGTGATGAAGCTGCGCAGCCGGCTGCGCAGCCACAACGAGTCCTTCCGCCGCGAGGTCGAACACCTCTCCTCCCGTGTCGGGGAGATGACCACGCTGATCCCCATCACCCGCGCCCACGGACTGGAGCGGACCGCGCTCGGCCGGGTCGACGGATCGCTGCGCCAGGTGTTCGCGGCCGGGCTGCGTCTGGACATGATCAACGGCCGGTTCGGGTCGCTGGCCTGGGTCATCCTCAACACGCTCGGCGTCCTGTGCCTTTCGGGCTCGGCCCTGGTCGCCTACCACGGCTGGATGCCCATCACCGCCGGTGACGTGGTGATGCTCAGCGCCTTCTTCACCGTGCTGACCGGCTCCGTGACGACCCTGCTGGGTCTGGCTCCGGTCCTCACCAAGGGCCTGGAGTCGGTGCGTTCGGCGGGTGAGGTGCTGCAGGCGCCCGACCTGGAGAACAACGCCGGCAAGGCGCGGGTCGAGAGCGTCGTCGGCCGCATCGACTTCGAGGACGTCGGGTTCGCCTACGAGGACGGGGAGCCGGCGGTCGACGGGTTCACCCTCTCCGCACGGCCGGGCGAGACCATCGCGCTCGTCGGGGCCTCGGGCGCGGGCAAGTCCACGGTGCTCAACCTGCTCATCGGGTTCATCAGGCCCACCTCGGGCCGCATCCTGCTGGACGGGGCCGACATGGCCGGACTCGATCTCCGGACCTATCGGCGGTTCCTCTCGGTGGTGCCCCAGGAGTCGATCCTCTTCGAGGGCAGCATCCGCGACAACGTCACGTACGGCATGGGGGACACGGACGAGGAGATGCTGATGCGCGCTCTCCGGGACGCCAACGCGCTGGAATTCGTGAACGGCCTGCCGCGCGGCCTCGACACGGTCATCGGGGAGCGCGGCGCGCAGCTGTCCGGCGGGCAGAAGCAGCGGCTCGCCATCGCCAGGGCGCTGATCCGTGATCCGAGGGTGCTGGTGCTCGACGAGGCGACTTCGGCGCTCGACAACCGTTCCGAAGCCCTCGTGCAGGAGGCGCTCGCCAGGCTCGTGCACGGCAGGACCGTCTTCGTCGTCGCCCACCGGCTCTCCACCATCCAGGGTGCCGACCGCATCGTGGCCATGGAGGGCGGCAGGATCGCCGAGGTGGGGACGCACGAGGAGCTGCTGAGCGCGGACGGTGTGTACGCGGGGCTCCAGCCCGCCCGTCCGAGGTGA
- a CDS encoding SRPBCC family protein, which produces MSSSLVETVDIKAPVSVTWALWSDVTQWPKFLSHVRRVDPMDERRFSWQLSLPGADKGFVAELTEVVPQDRIAWKTIEGVHHAGVVTFHRLDETSSRVALQIEYDPSGFVERLGALTNLDSALANYDLGEFQKLAETTAAGDRPRGV; this is translated from the coding sequence ATGTCCTCCTCCCTCGTGGAAACCGTCGACATCAAGGCTCCGGTCAGCGTCACCTGGGCTCTGTGGAGTGATGTGACGCAGTGGCCGAAGTTCCTGAGCCACGTGCGACGCGTGGATCCGATGGACGAGCGCCGGTTCTCCTGGCAGCTGTCCCTGCCGGGCGCCGACAAGGGCTTCGTCGCGGAGCTCACCGAGGTGGTTCCGCAGGACCGGATCGCCTGGAAGACGATCGAGGGCGTGCACCACGCGGGCGTGGTCACCTTCCACCGGCTCGACGAGACCTCCAGCCGGGTCGCCCTGCAGATCGAGTACGACCCCAGCGGGTTCGTCGAGCGCTTGGGCGCACTGACCAACCTGGACTCGGCCCTGGCCAACTACGACCTGGGCGAGTTCCAGAAGCTGGCCGAGACCACGGCAGCGGGTGACCGCCCCCGGGGGGTGTGA
- a CDS encoding cupin domain-containing protein, with translation MVFRETFSGHFPRVDGDLADTTEEEGARERRSRGGRREASGVRGSVAPAGGAGRPAGPTAADHGCGGSAHVLHLGGALRVLVGDEVTVLGEGDFLAVPPHTPHAFAAAPGFTADVLFVFDRRMDRFAYLRLLGRVMRGEADPQEITESAERFDNHYVESAAWQDALKVG, from the coding sequence ATGGTGTTCCGCGAGACGTTCTCCGGACACTTCCCTCGGGTGGACGGCGACCTCGCCGACACCACCGAGGAAGAAGGAGCGCGGGAGCGGCGCTCCCGCGGCGGACGCCGCGAGGCGAGCGGAGTGCGCGGGAGCGTGGCCCCGGCAGGAGGCGCCGGGCGGCCGGCAGGACCGACCGCAGCTGATCACGGCTGCGGGGGATCGGCCCATGTTCTCCATCTCGGCGGGGCCCTGCGCGTACTCGTCGGCGACGAGGTGACCGTCCTCGGGGAAGGTGACTTCCTGGCCGTACCGCCCCACACCCCGCACGCTTTCGCGGCCGCCCCCGGCTTCACCGCGGACGTCCTGTTCGTGTTCGACCGGCGCATGGACCGTTTCGCGTACCTGCGTCTGCTCGGCAGGGTCATGCGGGGGGAGGCGGACCCGCAGGAGATCACCGAGTCGGCCGAGCGCTTCGACAACCACTACGTGGAAAGCGCCGCCTGGCAGGACGCGCTGAAGGTCGGGTGA
- a CDS encoding NAD(P)H-binding protein — protein sequence MRIAVIGGTGLIGSKVVRKLAADGHEAVPHSKSTGVDVVTGEGLERASAGADVVVNLTNSPTFDEAAPAFFRQSMENLLTAGQKAGVRHFVVLSIVGVDQVPELDYYRAKALQEEILAAGPIPYTIVRATQFMEFIDSVMSWTADGDTVRLPATPIQPIAAQDVADAVAEAAVGAPLQGIHNIAGPEVFPLDELGRITLAAGADSRTVITDDTAGMFAVVHGDVLTGKDDASLAPTRYADWLAAR from the coding sequence ATGAGGATCGCGGTGATCGGCGGTACGGGGCTGATCGGTTCGAAGGTCGTCAGGAAGCTCGCCGCCGACGGGCACGAGGCGGTGCCGCACTCCAAGTCCACGGGCGTGGACGTCGTCACCGGCGAGGGCCTGGAGAGGGCGTCGGCCGGAGCCGACGTCGTCGTCAACCTGACCAACTCCCCGACCTTCGACGAAGCCGCACCGGCCTTCTTCCGGCAGTCGATGGAAAACCTCCTGACCGCCGGGCAGAAGGCCGGGGTGCGTCACTTCGTCGTGCTGTCCATCGTCGGCGTGGACCAGGTGCCCGAACTGGACTACTACCGTGCGAAGGCTCTCCAGGAGGAGATTCTGGCAGCGGGGCCGATCCCGTACACCATCGTCCGCGCCACCCAGTTCATGGAGTTCATCGACTCCGTGATGAGCTGGACGGCCGACGGCGACACCGTCCGGCTGCCCGCCACCCCGATCCAGCCGATCGCCGCCCAGGACGTCGCCGACGCGGTCGCCGAGGCCGCCGTGGGCGCTCCTCTGCAGGGGATCCACAACATCGCGGGCCCCGAGGTCTTCCCTCTCGACGAGCTCGGCAGGATCACTCTCGCGGCCGGAGCGGACAGCCGTACGGTCATCACGGACGACACCGCCGGCATGTTCGCCGTGGTCCACGGAGACGTCCTCACCGGCAAGGACGACGCCTCGCTCGCCCCCACCCGCTACGCGGACTGGCTTGCGGCACGCTGA
- a CDS encoding carboxymuconolactone decarboxylase family protein, whose amino-acid sequence MESRLNYFGHPLAGKVLKHINSANKAVADSTLSPTVQELVKIRASQINGCGFCTDMHTKDAAHAGETVQRLNLVAAWREAKVFTEAERAALELAEQGTRIADAAGGVTDEAWADAAKHFDEDQLIALISLIAVINAYNRINVINQQPAGDYQPGQFG is encoded by the coding sequence GTGGAATCACGTCTCAACTACTTCGGCCACCCCCTCGCGGGCAAGGTGCTGAAGCACATCAACTCGGCCAACAAGGCGGTGGCGGACTCGACGCTTTCCCCCACGGTCCAGGAACTGGTGAAGATTCGCGCCAGTCAGATCAACGGCTGCGGCTTCTGCACCGACATGCACACCAAGGACGCCGCGCACGCCGGAGAGACCGTGCAGCGCCTCAACCTGGTCGCCGCCTGGCGGGAGGCCAAGGTGTTCACCGAGGCCGAGCGCGCGGCCCTGGAACTCGCGGAGCAGGGCACCCGCATCGCCGACGCGGCAGGGGGCGTCACCGACGAGGCCTGGGCGGACGCCGCCAAGCACTTCGACGAGGACCAGTTGATCGCCTTGATCTCCCTCATCGCCGTCATCAACGCCTACAACCGCATCAACGTCATCAATCAGCAGCCCGCCGGCGACTACCAGCCCGGCCAGTTCGGCTGA
- a CDS encoding TetR/AcrR family transcriptional regulator, which translates to MDDGLPHTLRSDALDNRERILEAARVLFSAEGLDVPMREIARRAEVGPATLYRRFPTKQALVAEAFADQLRACRTIVDEGCADPDPWRGLCLVIEKICELHARDRGFTEAFLSTLPGAPDVAGREYTVRALAGLARRAQEAGRLRSDFVLDDLILVLMANKGINTRSAATQVMASRRFAALAIQAFEACPRHAPLPPAARLASEAQPSA; encoded by the coding sequence GTGGACGACGGTTTGCCTCACACACTGCGCTCCGACGCGCTGGACAACCGCGAGCGCATCCTCGAAGCGGCCCGGGTGCTGTTCTCCGCCGAGGGTCTGGACGTGCCGATGCGGGAGATCGCGCGCCGTGCGGAGGTCGGACCCGCCACTCTCTACCGTCGCTTCCCCACCAAGCAGGCGCTGGTCGCTGAAGCCTTCGCGGACCAGTTGCGCGCATGCCGCACCATCGTCGACGAGGGGTGCGCCGATCCTGATCCGTGGCGTGGCCTCTGCCTGGTGATCGAGAAGATCTGTGAGCTGCACGCCCGGGACCGGGGCTTCACCGAAGCCTTCCTGTCGACGCTCCCCGGGGCGCCGGATGTCGCGGGCCGCGAGTACACCGTGAGGGCACTCGCCGGACTGGCCCGGCGAGCCCAGGAAGCCGGGCGTCTGCGGTCCGACTTCGTCCTGGACGACCTCATTCTCGTCCTCATGGCCAACAAGGGGATCAACACCAGATCGGCGGCCACCCAGGTCATGGCCTCCCGACGCTTCGCGGCGCTGGCGATCCAGGCGTTCGAGGCCTGTCCTCGGCACGCACCGCTGCCGCCGGCGGCGCGACTGGCATCCGAAGCCCAGCCCAGCGCCTGA